The Anguilla anguilla isolate fAngAng1 chromosome 2, fAngAng1.pri, whole genome shotgun sequence genome contains the following window.
GGTTTGCGGTACAGACTGTATGAGGTTTGTGGTGCAGACTGTATGAGGTTTGCGATGCAGACTGTATGAGGTTTGCGGTGCAGACTGTATGAGGTTTGTGGTGCAGACTGTATGAGGTTTGTGATGCAGACCGTATGAGGTTTGTGATGCAGGTGCAGACTGTATGAGGTTTGTGATGCAGACTGTGTGATGTTTGTGATGCAGACCGCATGAGGTTTGCGGTGCAGACCGTATGAGGTTTATAGTGCAGACCTTGAAGCCCAGCTCCTGAGCACAGGCGTACACGGCAGCAGTCTTCCCCACTCCAGGAGGACCTGTGATCAGCAGGGTGTTACCCAGCAGCTCTTCCCCGTCCTCCACATCACCCTCACCCCGGAAATCACCGCAGTCCCAGGAGTCTGCAAGTCCACCAAACACACCAATTCAATATCCCGTCTCCCATCCTGAATGAATCTAGTTTGAGTAGCATACTGGGGCCAAGGCCAGCGCCATTGTTTTCCTGAAAAATGGAAGGGATTTCGAGACTAGGGCTCAGGAATTTGTTTCAGAAATTGACTTTTCCAAATTCCAGGGGCAATTGTAGCTTCAGCTTAACAATGGATTTGGATTTTTGGGTACAGAATGAAGCTTTTGTGTTTACGCCATCCAGATCAGACTTggtggttttttaaattttttatataccATTGCTGTTGTCCTCTTGTTTCTTCTCCTTCCGATTCCTCCTCTCTTCACGGTCGGCTCTCTGTTTCCACTCCTCCAGCCAGCTGCGCAGCCTCTTCACCGCGGCCGAATTCCCGACGACCTCGTTGGAGTGCTGGGGCTGATACTTCTCCGTCCACAACACGTCCTCCCTCACACATtctacatgggggggggggggggggtaaaaccCAATAAACAGCTCAGAGCTGCACAAACGAAAAACCGCAAGCACTGACAGAAGATTTATGAGTCAGCCGGAAAGCGAACAGTGTAATGCGAATCTAAATTAATTCACAGAACCACACCAGTATTTTCAGGGGGTCTAGTGTGGCATTTAATAGCCCAGTGGATCCCGGAAAACCACTGTGTATAAATACTATAGAGCTGCTCAATGCTCAAACAGGAGTGGAAAAGTAGTGAAAACTGCAGCAGATATTGTCTGAAGAAACAAGGGCTATCGGACATAAGGCAAGGGCCATCAGACAGCCAGTATGCCCAAACCCGACCCAGGCTCGCAGTGTTACCTCTCTCAGCCTGCCCGGGCGGCGGCGTGTCCTCCAGCAGGATCACGGGGCCTTTGTGGGCCGGCGTTCGCTCCGCGGCGTCGGCCTCGGCCTCCTGGCGCGGCTGCCCGCCCCCGCGCGCCCGGCTGAGCCGCCCCCTGCCCGCCGGTGCCCGGGCGGGGGGGTCCGGCGGCCCCGTGGCGGCCGGGGGGTCGTCCGCTATCACGATGGCCTCCCGCTCCCCTCGCGCAGACCTCCTTCGTTTGGGCACCTTCtggaccccctccccctccccctccccgtcccgccTGCGTTTGCGCTTCCCGCCCAGCTCAGGGGCCTCTGGGAGGCTGGGGGTTTCGGGGTCTCCGTCCGCCTCTGAATACCACCAGAGAAGAGACGCAGCGTAAGTTTAGAGACCAGGGCTGCGACATAAACATAATAATCTGCCATAAGTCCATCCAATCAAATGCTGTGTGGAGCTGAAGGACTCGTACCCAGACACTtacagcagtgcagtgtttctTAATAAACACAATCAGCAGTTTTAACTAGCGATAGTGGGCAAAGCAGCTAATCGGTGAACCTGACCGATATTATAGCCACCTAGCCAATGTTACAGCAAGTAAGTTGGCCTCATTTAGATTAGTTTacacattttccacaaaatGTGTTTGGCAGCATTCCATCAATTTGAATTTTTCAGTTGAGCGAGCGGGTTACAAATGGGGTGGAAGTTGTTTAGGGACATCACCACGCCGTCCAGCTCGCTTTCGCTTCTCTGCTCGCCGCCAGAGGATTTAAAACACCCTTTACGCGTACCACTCTTCACAACTGGCCTGTGCGCGCCTCCggactggccccgcccccttcctcacCGGCAGACGCGGGCTGCAGGAGGTGCTCCTCGCGCCTCCTCAGGAACCAGGCGAAGAACCGGCGCACGGGGAACGGGGGGTTGGACGCCCTGATCTCCTCCAGCAGGCGTCTGCGGACGTCCTCAGAGAAATCCTGCCTCCAGCCAGAGCCCTGCGTCACAGGACCGGGCAAAAAGAGCCCCAGGTAACATCCGTACGTATGCCACAAAATGGTGTAGCGCATCTACACAAATCAATGATTCAgggtaacatttttaaaaaagctctcAATAATTAATCTATACATTTCTGGGGGCCCACACCACCACTTCAGTTCCTAATAAACTCAACGGCAGAATCGCAGCACCTCAGGTGTGATCTTAAATAAAACCCACAGCTCACCTTGTCCATATGGGCTCTGAGGGCAGGCTCAGTCTTTATGCAGTCCAGCGCTCCTGGGGGCAGAAGAGGTCTTGGGGGCTCCAGACCAGCTCCATTCAGGCGTTTCAACAGTGGGGACCCAGGCCACGGCAGGCCCCAAAAAGGAcactctacaaaaaaaataaaggacaaattaattttttacataCGACGGACTGGAGAATGACCAAATGGCCTGCGGTGGGGCGAACTCCACAGCGGGCTCGCTCCTGAAACGGCAGAGCCGGGCTCACCTGGAGGCCTCTGCAGCACGTGCACCGTGGCCTGGAAGGAGGCGCAGGCCAGGGAGTAGGCGTCGCGGCTGGCCGTGGTCCTCGCCACCTGCCTCTTGAAGGACTCCGGCAGGCCGCTCATCAGGAAGTCCCGGCGGGCTCTGAACTCCTCGTCGTCCTGGGAGTTCTCTGAGCCCTCCCGACTGCGGGTGAGGGACGAACACAACCCCGTAAGGAGCACAGCTTAAACACAGGGGGCCACAACAACCCCGTAAGGAGCACAGCTTAAACACAGGGGGCCACAACAACCCCGTAAGCAGCACAGCTTAAACGCAGGGGCCGCAGCAACCCCATAAGCATCACAGCTTAAACACAGGGGGCCACAACAACCCCGTAAGCAGCACAGCTTAAACACAGGGGGCCACAACAACCCCATAAGCATCACAGCTTAAACACAGGGGGCCACAGCAACCCCATAAGCATTACAGCTTAAACACAGGGGGCCACAACAACCCCATAAGCATCACAGCTTAAACACAGGGGCCACAACAACCCCATAAGCATCACAGCTTAAACACAGGGGGCCACAACAACCCCGTAAGGAGCACAGCTTAAACACAGGGGGCCACAACAACCCCGTAAGCAGCACAGCTTAAACGCAGGGGCCGCAGCAACCCCATAAGCATCACAGCTTAAACACAGGGGGCCACAACAACCCCGTAAGCAGCACAGCTTAAACACAGGGGGCCACAACAACCCCATAAGCATCACAGCTTAAACACAGGGGGCCACAGCAACCCCATAAGCATTACAGCTTAAACACAGGGGGCCACAACAACCCCATAAGCATCACAGCTTAAACACAGGGGTCACAGCAACCCCGTAAGCAGCACAGCTTAAACACAGGGGGCCACAACAACCCGGTAAGCATCACAGCTTAAACACAGGGGGCCACAACAACCCGGTAAGCATCACAGCTTAAACACAGGGGGCCACAACAACCCTGCAAGCAGCACAGCTTAAAAACAGGGGCCACAGCAACCACATAAGCAGCACAGCTTAAACACAGGGGGTCACAGCAACCCTGTAAGCAGCACAGCTTAAACACAGGGGGCCACAGCAACCCCATAAGCCTCACAGCTTAAACACAGGGGGCCACAACAACCCCATAAGCAGCACAGCTTAAACACATGGGGGCCACAACAACCCCGTAAGCAGCACAGCTTAAACACAGGGGGCCACAGCAACCCCATAAGCACCACAGCTTAAACACAGGGGGCCACAACAACCCTGTAAGCAGCACAGCTTAAACACAGGGGGCCACAACAACCCTGTAAGCAGCACAGCTTAAACACAGGGGGCCACAGCAACCCCGTAAGCAGCACAGCTTAAACACAGGGGCCACAACAACCCTGTAAGCAGCACAGCTTAAACACAGGGGGCCACAGCAACCCCGTTAGCACCACAGCTTAAACACAGGGGGCCACAACAACCCTGTAAGCAGCACAGCTTAAACACAGGGGGCCACAACAACCCTGTAAGCAGCACAGCTTAAACACAGGGGGCCACAGCAACCCCGTAAGCAGCACAGCTTAAACACAGGGGGCCACAACAACCCTGTAAGCAGCACAGCTTAAACACAGGGGGCCACAACAACCCCGTAAGCAGCACAGCTTGAACACAGGAGCCACAGCAAGACACAATACACATGGGAAATTCTACACAGGTATCACCATTTGAGTTTTCTCAGACATACATGTACAGGGTTAACTactgcctcagctgtgctccaGCAATACATGTCAGTATAAGGCAATTTTTAGactaatgttgtttttttactcgTTAAAACGACAACAGAAAAGCTCATGAGTTTGAGACAGTTACTGTGATCCATTTCCCCATCAAAACAACGATCGCCGAATGAGCTCTGGCCTCGGGGAGACGATTTACCTGCTGTCGTCAAGTATGGAGATGACCGCTGACGGCTTCGGAGGCTTCTTCCCCAGAAACACGGCGGCCACTTTCGGGGCTACAAACAGGACAGAGAATCGCAAGTTTATCAACCTCTCCGCACGAGTAACCAGGAAACGGAGACTGAGAATGCGTTGCAGCTGCACGTAGCGCCGGTCGAGTACCTGCGCTGCTCTTGACCGCTCTGTTCTCAGCAGCGGTCCTTCCCAGAACATCGTTCAAACTGCGCAGGCGCTTCTGACCGCTGGCCTTGTCTTCGGCAGCGGGGGCTGGGCTGCTCTGCCCGTCCGGCAGGCACACGCTGGAGTCCTGCAAACGTAGAGCGCTTTCAGATCACGCACAGCAGCTCACGCACAGCAGGGTCGCACCGTGCGGCCCGCTCAGTCTTCAGCAGCTGCCCTCCCAGTCTGCCGCACGTTTATGGTTCGGTTTACGACCCAATACAACAATACAAGTTTCAGAACTGTAACGACTCACCAGGGCAAAATATTGATCTGATCACAGCTGCTAAAcacatttagtttattttcttgATCCGGTCCCAAGTAAATGATAAATACTGGCCGGTAACATTTGTAACGGACGCAACGCCATTTCGGCTCCCGGCTCATTACCTCGTCCTCACAGGAGCTCTTCTGGACGTCCCGATTTCGGGACAGGCGCCTCACGGGGGCCTTACTGTCAGcgttagccgccgccgccgcctttTTGTTCTGCTGGAGAACCCGGGCCTTCTGGACCAGCTTTTtggcctgtttcctgttcttagACACACTGGACTTCTGGAGTAAATAGGACAAAGAGCATGCCAGAAGTCAGGAGTGTCAGAGGTATATGGTGTAAAATTTGAGGTTACACTGTAATAGGCTTTAAAAATTGCAGATTGAGAAACTGAAACAAACCTGAACTGCTAAGGGACTCAGTATTTGCAAGTCATCTGCATCACCAGACTCATGGTGTTCGAAGTTTGGAAAGACACGTCGCAATCTCATCCTGGAAATGCAACAGAACAGACAACACTGAACTGCAAGGAGACAGGTGGAGGATGTGGCCAATTTAGCGCAACTCATTAAGACAAGTCTCCAAAGAATGACAGGAACCTCATTGGAGGAGTCAGATTTTAGGCTCACCTGATAGGGCTGCCCTTGGCATCGGGGGGAGAGATCATCTCGGCTCTGTACATGCCGTGCTTGGGCTTGCGTGTTCTGGGCGTGGAAGCCTCGGCTGAACAGTCCTCAGTGCCCCCCCGACCTTTCGACCTATCCCGACTCCTGGTTTTAGGGGGAGGCGTGGCCTCTTCCCGGGCAGGGGTGACACTGCAGGGGCGGGTCCGGGCAGACCTCCGGACAGGTCCCCCGCCAGCTGGTGTGGAAAAGGGCGTGTCTTTCGCGCCATCGCCGTCGGCCTCGCTCCCCACCTCGAGCAGCACCGGCTCCTCCAGCGCCGCAGCCGGGACGGGGACCACGGCTTCCTCCTGGGCTCTCTTCCTGCCACTTTTCCTGAGCTTGCCGCCTCGCTTCTGCCCAGCCCTGGCTGGCTTCTCCTGCTCCACCTTCAGGGCGGGGGTAGAGGCCTGGCCCTGCTCCTCCTGCGCgtcctcctcctgcctctctgcctcctccggCTGAGCGTCGTCCCCGGCCTCCCCCTGTTTGCCCGGGCCCTTCTTCGCTTTCCCCTTTCCGCTGTCCAGGCTGGCCTGCTTGAACGCGTTCATGAACTGCTTCCTCTCCGCCTGGCTGCACTTGGGCGCGGAGCTGGACTCGATGACGGACAGCTCCAGCTCGTCCTCCCGCAGGACCACGTTGGACCTCCGGACGGGACCCAGGGGCGGCTCGGGCTtctcctggggagggggggaacccGTCGCTTTGCCCTCCCCGCCCTCGCTccctcgccgccgccgcgtgaAGATGGACGCCAGCCTCTGGTCTGCAGCCCTGGCCAGCTCGGTCGCCGGGGAGACGGGGTGCACCTCAGCCTGGACGGTGAGCGTTCGTGGCGACACTTGCTGGGAAGGTCCGGGCTGGCCTTCGGCAGAAGGCGGTGCAGCCAACACCTCTGCTTTGTTCTCGGGGGTCTCCACACAGGCGCTGCTGTCCTCCTGGGTCTGACTCTGCACAAAGTCCTCAAAGGAGATGACGACGGTGCTGTTGTTTAGCTGAGAGGGCTCATCTGCTTTGCCCTCCAGGCTGGTGTCACACGGGGATCCATCAGCCTCTTGGGCCTCTGGTGAGCACTTCTGCAAACTGCATTTGGTCTTCCTGACAGGCTTGGCAACAGGCCTTCCCCTTTTCCTCTTGTCCCCTGGGGATGCCTGATCCAACAGCTGTACGGACGGACTGGGTCCCTCCTCCAGATGCTGCTCATCATCAGGGCTCCCTTCCGTGAGGCTCTCCCTGGCGCTCTTTTTGGGAAGGGTGCTTATCGGCGCAGGCTCCGCCCCGCTCGGGGTCTCGTCCACGACACAGTCGTCGCGGCTGATCTGAGCCAAGAGAGCCGCGGTTTCGCTGCCCAGGACCCCCGCGGCCTGCTTccctgccgccgccgcctccgccacCGCCCCGTCGCTGGAGCAGCTCGATTCGGACACCTCGATCACCTGCGGGGGCGTCTCAGCGAGTCCATCCCCAGCTGACGCGCTGAGCCTGGAGGGCCTGCCCGGCCTCCTGCCCCGCCTCAGCCTCTGGGGCTTGCGCGGCTTCGCAGGGCTCTCTCCACAGCCGGGCGGCTCGGGCTCCCTGTTCCTGTTCTCCTTGGTCTGCTCTGCAGTGCCGGCGCTGCTCTTCACCCCTGTCGGCGAAGTCTTGCCGAAGTAATCCAAGATATTGGACTTGGGGGGCGAGAAAGGCTTCGGCACGGGAGAGTAGTAGTTGGTGATCGTCTTAACAGGAGGTGCGTCTTTTCTTTGTCGTTTTCGGggctgtgaaaaaaacaaaactgcttgTTGGTGCCAAACTGGAACAAAGTAGGCTAGTTCAATTGACATAAAAGATGGCACCAGCTTATCCCATCACTGACTGGCACAAATCGGAAGAT
Protein-coding sequences here:
- the atad5b gene encoding ATPase family AAA domain-containing protein 5b — translated: MAGAVAMASVIEDFETQPRKRQRKDAPPVKTITNYYSPVPKPFSPPKSNILDYFGKTSPTGVKSSAGTAEQTKENRNREPEPPGCGESPAKPRKPQRLRRGRRPGRPSRLSASAGDGLAETPPQVIEVSESSCSSDGAVAEAAAAGKQAAGVLGSETAALLAQISRDDCVVDETPSGAEPAPISTLPKKSARESLTEGSPDDEQHLEEGPSPSVQLLDQASPGDKRKRGRPVAKPVRKTKCSLQKCSPEAQEADGSPCDTSLEGKADEPSQLNNSTVVISFEDFVQSQTQEDSSACVETPENKAEVLAAPPSAEGQPGPSQQVSPRTLTVQAEVHPVSPATELARAADQRLASIFTRRRRGSEGGEGKATGSPPPQEKPEPPLGPVRRSNVVLREDELELSVIESSSAPKCSQAERKQFMNAFKQASLDSGKGKAKKGPGKQGEAGDDAQPEEAERQEEDAQEEQGQASTPALKVEQEKPARAGQKRGGKLRKSGRKRAQEEAVVPVPAAALEEPVLLEVGSEADGDGAKDTPFSTPAGGGPVRRSARTRPCSVTPAREEATPPPKTRSRDRSKGRGGTEDCSAEASTPRTRKPKHGMYRAEMISPPDAKGSPIRMRLRRVFPNFEHHESGDADDLQILSPLAVQKSSVSKNRKQAKKLVQKARVLQQNKKAAAAANADSKAPVRRLSRNRDVQKSSCEDEDSSVCLPDGQSSPAPAAEDKASGQKRLRSLNDVLGRTAAENRAVKSSAAPKVAAVFLGKKPPKPSAVISILDDSSREGSENSQDDEEFRARRDFLMSGLPESFKRQVARTTASRDAYSLACASFQATVHVLQRPPECPFWGLPWPGSPLLKRLNGAGLEPPRPLLPPGALDCIKTEPALRAHMDKGSGWRQDFSEDVRRRLLEEIRASNPPFPVRRFFAWFLRRREEHLLQPASAEADGDPETPSLPEAPELGGKRKRRRDGEGEGEGVQKVPKRRRSARGEREAIVIADDPPAATGPPDPPARAPAGRGRLSRARGGGQPRQEAEADAAERTPAHKGPVILLEDTPPPGQAERECVREDVLWTEKYQPQHSNEVVGNSAAVKRLRSWLEEWKQRADREERRNRKEKKQEDNSNDSWDCGDFRGEGDVEDGEELLGNTLLITGPPGVGKTAAVYACAQELGFKVFEVNASSQRSGRQILSQLKEATQSHQVDIQGVNAHKPSYFSSYSTARPAFSPRKVNSPRKVLPSPRKVVSSPRKIVSYPRKPLHPTGRQPKRGALAPTSLASFFKMAGKAKGRDPSARDDPPQNESVPQKPVKTKESVPKAKPSCDKKEPPTEEQNKKAATSLILFEEVDVIFDDDSGFLAAIKTFMTTTKRPVILTTSDPTFSEMFDGNFEEIHFKTPSAANVTSYLRLLCLAEGVRTDARDLSSLLRWNRGDIRQSLLHLQFWVRSGGGPGPHRPLPALEPAAVTQGETGSAGAAKLADEEPAASSTSCDSRCTESLLGILNIDGPQDLSDMLKCSSSAEPQSSRCLELLVESWGRGVDLLYSNMEALLPLPVCALQRPLLGQQGALKAEPRSAAPAEEEEASPVKASSRMRGRKRSGLTDRDLFQSDSDSDDGFLSLPKLHGAPASEAEEPSAGADAPRPDPAAEAPPPGPGPLRPKKADLSPEEQRRSELVSSCLGSLAEFMDHMSFLDSSLHHQRWQPEGACRPGAFGWTGAAVKNGLSDEPRVEDASGACWGSSAQIRAAVESMSFRRCRSRVSEAWAEPQGLQAELGEPGVGQLTLPVGPHRTGLSFCQTSPCEPTVTQRRCDVMKTVLTSRAFGTLGNKPATATDYLPFLRSVCRSERAKEQGKVKRRFLHYLDSIHLGLSKNTVQLLAADFP